GCCCCTTATAATGACTTTTCCTTGACCAGACAGTAATCGATTATATCCATCGTTATATCCAAAGGGAAGAGTTGCGACACGGGTAGGTTTTGTGATTCTGTATGTCCTACCGTATCCCACAACATCACCCGATTGCATGTCTTTGATATGAACAACCCGAGTCTTAAAGCTCATAACAGGCGTGATGCCAATATCCTTTGGTATATCTTCTGAAGGATAGAGTCCATACAACGATAGACCCGGTCTGACTATGGTAAAATAGGCATCAGGATAACTGATAATAGCCCCACTATTTGCCATGTGTCTTAGTGGAATGTGTATCTTAATTGCATCCAGGGTTGTTAGTACGTCTCTGAATCTTTTTATCTGCAGATTCGTATATTCTGAATTTTTTTCATCTGAAGAAGAACAGTGCGTATATATTCCACCGATAAAAAGGTTTTTCATATCTTGTAAAGACTTTACAAACTTTACGGCCATGTCATGCTTCACACCAATACTCCCCATTCCCGTATCCACATATACATGTACATTCACGATTTTATTATAATAGTGTGCTTTTTTTGATAATACTTCTGCAAGCTTTAAATCATACACAGTCGGTGTTAAATTATATTGAATAATTGCGTCAATTTGATCTTCGAAGATACCACCAAACAGTAATAACGGCGCTTGTATGCCTTTGTCTCTTAATTGGATGCCTTCTTCAAGGATGGCTATACCCAGCATTTCAACCCCGTGGTTTAACAAGACCCTGCATACCTCATAGTCGCCATGCCCATAGGCATCGGCCTTGACAATACCCATAATTTTTACCTGCGGTCCGACCCTTTTCTTTATGGCCAACACATTATGTCCCAGGGCATTTAAGTCAATTTCAACCCACGTCGGTCTATGCATAATTCTCCTTAAAATCTTTAGCCACCACAGATTTCGCAGATTACACAGATAATGAAAAACCCTGAGAAATCTGTTTTTTATTAACTTATGAATCTTTTGTAACGAAGAGATTCTTCACCGAAATTCAGGAGTAATCCTACATTATGATAAATAATAGTAAGACTATTTATTAATTGTGCTTCGTCAATCTTTGTCAAGAACTTCTCGGCTTTATTTTATTTTCTGTGCAATCTGTGGTTTCAAAGTGCTTATCAATTTGTCTATATCGTCTTCAGTATGAGTAGCCATTAAGGAAATACGTAATCGGCTTGTGCCTTGAGGTACCGTAGGTGGCCGGATTGCAGGGATTAAAATACCGTTTTCATAGAGTTTCATGGATACATTGATCGCATCTTCTGCAGATCCTATAACAAGAGGAACAATAGGACTTTCCACTGCAATAGTGTTTATAAATTTCGATAGTTGAGACTTTAAATAGTTAATATTTTTCCATAATTTATCCATAAGGGATGCATCTTCCTGGATGAGTGTCAGTCCCGCCAGGGAGGCAGCACATACTGCCGGTGGCAGCGCCGTTGTATAGATAAAAGGTCTGGCCTTATTTTTTAAAAAATCGATGAGGTCCTTGCTTCCTGCAATAAATCCACCGATACTGCCAATCGCCTTGCTGAAAGACCCCATAATAATATCGATTTTTCCTTCGAGACCATAATGTTCGATCATGCCTTTCCCCTGTTTACCAAACACACCTGTAGCATGGGCATCGTCCACCATAATGATGGCATTATATTTTTTGGCAATACCTGCAATCTCTGTAAGCGGGGCTGTATCGCCATCCATACTAAACACGCTGTCGGTAACCACCAACTTTCTACGATACCCTGAAGACCTCTGTAATAAGGATTCCAATTGGCTTACATCCTTGTGAGGATAAATACGAAACTCTGCGCCAGAGAGACGACAACCATCAATAATACTCGCATGGTTTAATTTGTCGCCAAGAACAATATCCCCTTTTGAGACAAGAGCACAGAGAGCACCCAAATTGGCCATATATCCAGTCGGAAACAGAAGTGCCGCCTCTGCCCCTTTAAACTCTGCAATTTTTGCTTCGAGTTCTTGGTGAAGGGTCATAGTCCCGGAGACCAATCGCGATGCGCCTGTACCCCATCCGTATTGATGAATGGCCGCAATGGCGGCTTGTTTTATCTTTGGGTGGTTGGCAAGTCCGAGGTAATTATTTGAACAGAACGACAGATACGATTTGCCGTTTATTTGAATATAGGGATTTTGTGGGCTTTCAATGGTTTTGTACTCACGCAACAACGTGCGATCTTTCAACGTATTTAATTCGTCTAAAATAAATTCTATCTCCATGAAGTAAACGTTTCCTTGTTTTTATCCTGTGTCGCTATTATAATACAACAGTCGTGATGCCTTTACGACCGCTATTCTTTCTTTGGAGGAAATCTGTATGAAGCCAATAAATCATTTTAATCTGTCTCTTATTACGGGTGCTACTACCTTTCTGGCAACCAAGACAATTTTTCCCAGCCTTGCATCGTTTCTGGCAGGGTGGTTGATAGACGTTGATCATATATGGGATTTTTACAGAAACGGGTGCAGACGCTTTAGTGTCAGAAGATTTTTGGATGCCATGGACAATGGTGAAATAAAGAAGACTTATTTATATTTCCACAGCTACGAACTCTTGTTGATATTGATATCTCTGTGTTTCGTTACTCATTTTCATTATCTTTTATCCTTTACGACCCTGGGTTTCGCCATCCATCTCTTTTTTGATCAGCTATTTAACTCTGTAAATCCCCTCACCTACTTTCTTACGTACAGGATGTTACACGGTTATAAGACAGAAATTATTCTTAGAACAAACACCCATGCATCTTCTGCTCAAGAAAGAGCACATTAGGTTGAAAACATCGTAAATCTGAAATCGTAAATCGTTCGACTGAGCGCTCACGACGAAATCTAAAATTTTAATCCCAGGTCTTTGATCATCTGAAAGTCGTCCTCAACCTTTCGACCCGTTGTCGTTAAGTAGTTTCCGATCATCGTGCTATTAGCACCAGCGTAAAACATCCATGATTGTAAGTCCCTCAGGTTCCTTTCTCGACCGCCTGCTATCTTAATTTCTTTGTCGGGTAAGACAAATCGAAATACAGAAATAATTTTTAGCGCTTCCATAGGCGTCAACGGGACACTGTTCTCCAATGGCGTACCTGATACCGGATGTAAAAAATTAATGGGGACGACATCGACGTCCAGATTCTTTAATGTGAATGCCAGACCAACACGGTCCTCTATTCCTTCTCCAATGCCAAAAATTGCTCCGCTGCATATTTCTAGTCCAACCTCTTTTGCAATACGAATGGTATTCATTCGATCCGAAAATGTATGCGTCGAACATACGTTTGGGAAAAATCTTTCAGATGTTTCCAGGTTGTGGTTAAGCCGCTTTAATCCTGATTTAACTAGAGATTCAGCGGTTTCTCTGGTCAATATCCCAAAGGAACCATGCGGATGGACATAAGTATTCTTCGCA
This sequence is a window from Candidatus Brocadia sp.. Protein-coding genes within it:
- the alr gene encoding alanine racemase produces the protein MHRPTWVEIDLNALGHNVLAIKKRVGPQVKIMGIVKADAYGHGDYEVCRVLLNHGVEMLGIAILEEGIQLRDKGIQAPLLLFGGIFEDQIDAIIQYNLTPTVYDLKLAEVLSKKAHYYNKIVNVHVYVDTGMGSIGVKHDMAVKFVKSLQDMKNLFIGGIYTHCSSSDEKNSEYTNLQIKRFRDVLTTLDAIKIHIPLRHMANSGAIISYPDAYFTIVRPGLSLYGLYPSEDIPKDIGITPVMSFKTRVVHIKDMQSGDVVGYGRTYRITKPTRVATLPFGYNDGYNRLLSGQGKVIIRGIKAPIVGRVCMDQCFVDVSHIKDISVGDEVVVYGSQGQKTISIESVAKQLNTIPYEITCAVSKRVPRVYINQEAE
- the bioF gene encoding 8-amino-7-oxononanoate synthase; its protein translation is MEIEFILDELNTLKDRTLLREYKTIESPQNPYIQINGKSYLSFCSNNYLGLANHPKIKQAAIAAIHQYGWGTGASRLVSGTMTLHQELEAKIAEFKGAEAALLFPTGYMANLGALCALVSKGDIVLGDKLNHASIIDGCRLSGAEFRIYPHKDVSQLESLLQRSSGYRRKLVVTDSVFSMDGDTAPLTEIAGIAKKYNAIIMVDDAHATGVFGKQGKGMIEHYGLEGKIDIIMGSFSKAIGSIGGFIAGSKDLIDFLKNKARPFIYTTALPPAVCAASLAGLTLIQEDASLMDKLWKNINYLKSQLSKFINTIAVESPIVPLVIGSAEDAINVSMKLYENGILIPAIRPPTVPQGTSRLRISLMATHTEDDIDKLISTLKPQIAQKIK
- the bioB gene encoding biotin synthase BioB, translated to MNDKIKEIANQSLQNEPISRDDALYLMQVDGDEIYDVWYWANQIRLRYFGHSVKACSIVSAKQGRCTEDCSFCSQSARYHTGIEEFPLIDTNKILDVARCAEQTGSSSIGIVTSGRGISSSRDLRSICTSIEKIAKNTYVHPHGSFGILTRETAESLVKSGLKRLNHNLETSERFFPNVCSTHTFSDRMNTIRIAKEVGLEICSGAIFGIGEGIEDRVGLAFTLKNLDVDVVPINFLHPVSGTPLENSVPLTPMEALKIISVFRFVLPDKEIKIAGGRERNLRDLQSWMFYAGANSTMIGNYLTTTGRKVEDDFQMIKDLGLKF